One genomic segment of Gottschalkia acidurici 9a includes these proteins:
- a CDS encoding beta-class carbonic anhydrase, which translates to MSALYEILKFNKDFVDNKEYEAFETTKYPDKKIVILSCMDTRLTELLPKALNIKNGDAKFIKNAGAVIAHPFGSIMRSILIALYELKAEEVFVIGHSGCGMSNVDPKAMIDSMIASGISKDTINTLEYSGINLNEWLHGFGCVYDSVKNTVEIIKNHPLMSPKVSVHGLIMDPKTGELDLVVDGNKN; encoded by the coding sequence ATGAGTGCTCTTTATGAAATATTAAAATTCAATAAGGATTTTGTTGACAACAAAGAATATGAAGCTTTTGAAACTACCAAGTATCCTGATAAAAAAATAGTAATATTATCGTGTATGGATACTAGATTAACTGAACTTTTGCCAAAAGCTTTAAACATCAAAAATGGAGATGCTAAGTTTATAAAAAATGCCGGTGCTGTTATTGCACATCCTTTTGGCAGTATTATGAGAAGTATATTAATAGCTTTATATGAACTTAAAGCAGAAGAAGTCTTTGTAATAGGCCATTCTGGATGTGGGATGAGCAATGTTGATCCTAAAGCTATGATAGATAGTATGATAGCTTCAGGTATATCTAAAGACACTATAAATACTCTAGAATACTCTGGGATAAATCTTAACGAGTGGTTACATGGCTTTGGATGTGTATATGATTCTGTAAAAAATACAGTTGAAATAATAAAAAATCATCCTTTAATGTCTCCTAAAGTATCTGTTCATGGTCTTATCATGGATCCCAAAACTGGTGAGTTAGATCTAGTAGTAGATGGGAATAAAAATTAA
- the mscL gene encoding large conductance mechanosensitive channel protein MscL: protein MLKEFKEFALRGSIVDLAIGVIIGGAFGKIVTSLVNDVIMPIIGLLLGKVDFSNLFIAFGDKSYSTLEEAKKAGAATLNYGTFINNVVDFIIISFCIFIMVKQLSRFSKKKDEVEDATTKKCPYCITDIAKEATKCPNCTSNLEQTSNMEV, encoded by the coding sequence ATGCTTAAAGAGTTCAAGGAATTTGCTTTGAGAGGAAGTATAGTAGACTTAGCTATAGGGGTAATAATAGGAGGAGCTTTTGGTAAAATAGTTACTTCTCTAGTTAACGATGTAATAATGCCTATAATAGGACTATTACTTGGAAAGGTAGACTTTTCAAATTTATTTATTGCCTTTGGTGATAAAAGTTATAGTACCTTAGAAGAAGCAAAAAAAGCTGGAGCTGCTACATTAAATTATGGTACTTTTATAAATAATGTAGTTGATTTTATAATTATATCTTTTTGTATATTTATAATGGTTAAACAACTAAGTCGTTTTTCTAAGAAAAAAGATGAGGTAGAGGATGCTACTACAAAGAAGTGCCCTTATTGTATTACGGATATAGCTAAAGAGGCCACTAAGTGTCCAAACTGTACATCTAACTTAGAACAAACATCGAATATGGAGGTATAA
- a CDS encoding ferritin family protein, with protein MSKFVCKVCGYVHEGSEAPVECPVCKAGSNQFTAYDGDQDFADEHRIGIAKGVDEEILEGLRQNFVGECTEVGMYLAMARQAHREGYPEIGEAFTRYAFEEAEHAAKFAELLGEVVTESTKRNLELRADAEHGACAGKKELATLAKKANLDAIHDTVHEMAKDEARHGAGFRGLLKRYFNA; from the coding sequence ATGTCAAAATTTGTATGTAAGGTTTGTGGATATGTTCATGAAGGAAGCGAAGCACCAGTAGAATGCCCAGTATGTAAAGCAGGAAGCAATCAATTTACAGCATATGATGGAGATCAAGATTTTGCTGATGAGCACAGAATAGGTATTGCAAAAGGTGTAGATGAGGAAATATTAGAAGGATTAAGACAAAACTTTGTAGGAGAATGTACAGAAGTAGGAATGTATCTTGCAATGGCAAGACAAGCTCATAGAGAAGGTTATCCAGAAATAGGAGAAGCTTTTACAAGATATGCATTTGAAGAAGCTGAGCATGCTGCTAAATTTGCAGAATTACTAGGAGAAGTTGTTACTGAGTCAACAAAACGTAACTTAGAATTAAGAGCAGACGCTGAGCACGGAGCTTGTGCAGGTAAAAAAGAATTAGCAACACTTGCTAAAAAAGCTAATTTAGATGCTATCCACGATACAGTTCATGAAATGGCAAAAGATGAAGCTAGACATGGAGCTGGATTTAGAGGACTATTAAAAAGATATTTTAATGCTTAA
- a CDS encoding peroxiredoxin translates to MSRLVGKPAPDFTMKTALGNGEGFGEAKLSDYKGKWLVLFFYPLDFTFVCPTEITAYSERKKDFEADNAEILGVSIDSEHSHKAWISGDLGKLNFPLASDLTKKVATDYGVLIEDEGIALRGLFIIDPEGQVKYSVVHDLNVGRNVDETLRVLKALKTGGLCPINWNEGDKLL, encoded by the coding sequence ATGTCAAGATTAGTTGGAAAACCAGCACCAGATTTTACAATGAAAACTGCATTAGGAAACGGAGAAGGATTTGGAGAAGCTAAATTATCAGACTATAAAGGAAAATGGTTAGTGTTATTTTTCTATCCACTAGATTTTACTTTTGTGTGTCCAACAGAAATCACAGCATATAGTGAAAGAAAAAAAGATTTTGAAGCTGATAATGCAGAAATATTAGGAGTAAGTATAGATAGTGAACATTCACACAAAGCTTGGATAAGTGGAGATCTAGGAAAATTAAACTTCCCACTAGCTTCAGACTTAACTAAAAAGGTAGCAACAGACTATGGAGTTCTTATAGAAGATGAAGGAATAGCATTAAGAGGACTATTTATTATAGACCCGGAAGGACAAGTGAAATACTCAGTAGTACATGACCTAAACGTAGGTAGAAATGTAGACGAAACGCTACGTGTTCTAAAAGCACTTAAAACAGGCGGCCTTTGCCCAATAAACTGGAATGAAGGAGACAAACTACTATAG
- a CDS encoding FMN-binding protein: MRNKKIKGIITATLITLLLGIYIIDTYKKQKEEKEYLEYKKQIESLKIENVDIDNVKDGEYIGESKVVWLSAKVKIIVKDHQIQDIEILEHIEQKGKDAEKVVARILEKQSLDVDTVTGATYSSKIILKATEDALKKGL; this comes from the coding sequence ATGAGAAATAAAAAAATAAAGGGCATAATAACAGCTACTTTAATAACATTATTATTAGGTATATACATTATAGATACGTATAAAAAGCAGAAAGAAGAAAAAGAATATTTGGAATATAAGAAACAAATAGAAAGTTTAAAAATTGAAAATGTAGATATAGATAATGTTAAAGATGGGGAATATATAGGTGAAAGTAAGGTAGTATGGCTGTCAGCAAAAGTAAAAATTATAGTTAAGGATCATCAAATCCAGGATATAGAGATACTAGAACATATAGAACAGAAAGGTAAAGATGCGGAAAAAGTAGTAGCAAGAATTCTAGAAAAACAATCTCTAGACGTCGACACAGTTACAGGAGCTACTTATAGCAGTAAAATTATATTAAAAGCTACTGAAGATGCTCTAAAAAAAGGGCTGTAA
- a CDS encoding HD-GYP domain-containing protein, with translation MNQIKIGDIVGEDILWESREYPLVTRNTIVNEYIKSRLRDLNISHIDIFDPDYKEIDTNDDSYNRKLEEKKTLFKRNYRKSILNVRDIFRDIAKGESINFSKITNVSTDLFKNAKDVLATIESINEIKEIDDYTYNHSINVALYSMYLADWLRLEKREIKSIIKAGILHDIGKGKIDQEILNKPGKLTEEEFNEMQKHTIYGYDICKPIIWLSDEIKHGALMHHEKIDGSGYPFGLKGDQIPIYAKIIAICDIYDALNSKRVYKEKQTPFDTFSQMIKIGKGKLDSKILYIFLTNIVHIYIGSKVKMNTGDIGEVAFIPPTNITNPIVKINNKYYDLSKSRKYKIKEMI, from the coding sequence GTGAATCAAATAAAAATTGGCGATATAGTTGGAGAGGATATACTATGGGAGAGTAGGGAATATCCATTAGTAACTAGAAATACGATTGTAAATGAATATATTAAAAGTAGACTAAGAGACTTAAACATATCGCATATAGATATATTTGACCCTGACTATAAAGAAATTGACACAAATGATGATAGTTATAATAGAAAGTTAGAAGAGAAAAAGACTTTATTTAAGAGAAACTATAGAAAAAGTATCTTGAACGTAAGAGATATATTTAGGGATATTGCTAAAGGTGAAAGCATTAATTTTAGCAAAATTACAAATGTATCAACAGATCTATTTAAAAATGCAAAGGATGTACTTGCTACAATAGAATCTATAAATGAAATTAAGGAAATAGATGATTACACTTATAATCATTCAATAAATGTAGCCTTATATTCTATGTATTTAGCAGACTGGCTAAGGCTAGAAAAAAGGGAAATTAAATCGATTATTAAAGCCGGAATTTTACATGACATAGGAAAAGGTAAAATTGATCAAGAGATATTGAACAAGCCAGGTAAACTTACAGAAGAAGAGTTTAATGAGATGCAAAAACATACAATATACGGATATGATATATGCAAGCCGATAATATGGCTTAGTGATGAAATCAAACATGGAGCATTGATGCATCATGAGAAAATAGATGGAAGTGGATATCCATTTGGGTTGAAAGGGGATCAAATACCTATATATGCGAAGATAATAGCAATATGTGATATATATGATGCTCTTAATTCTAAAAGGGTGTATAAAGAAAAGCAAACACCATTTGATACTTTTAGTCAGATGATTAAGATAGGAAAGGGAAAACTTGATTCTAAAATATTATATATTTTTTTAACTAATATAGTGCACATTTACATAGGTTCTAAGGTGAAAATGAATACAGGAGATATAGGCGAAGTTGCATTTATACCGCCTACAAATATAACAAACCCAATTGTAAAAATAAATAATAAATATTATGATCTTTCAAAGAGTAGGAAGTACAAAATAAAAGAAATGATCTAA
- a CDS encoding CvfB family protein produces the protein MIEIGQKQKLSVIKKTDIGVYLNSRNNRDEKGVLLPRKQVPQGTELGDTIEVFVYKDSEDRLIATTDNPMITIDETAYLEVVQETKIGAFLDWGLPKDLFLPFKEQNTKIKKGKKYLVGLYLDKSERLCATMKVNSFLEETSPYKENDRVKGTIYSINEDIGAFVAVDNKYDALIPMKELSKSLNIGDQVEARVTKVKEDGKLDLSIREKAYKQMDSDAKIILDKLDEEDGILFLNDSSSPEEIKDQLNISKNAFKRAVGRLLKEKKIEFVDNGIRKI, from the coding sequence ATGATAGAGATTGGACAAAAACAAAAATTAAGTGTTATAAAAAAGACTGATATAGGAGTATATTTAAATTCAAGAAATAATAGAGATGAGAAAGGAGTCTTATTACCAAGGAAGCAGGTGCCACAAGGAACTGAGTTAGGTGACACTATAGAAGTTTTCGTGTATAAAGATTCAGAAGATAGACTTATAGCTACAACTGATAATCCAATGATTACAATTGACGAAACAGCATATTTAGAAGTAGTACAAGAAACTAAAATAGGTGCCTTTTTAGATTGGGGATTACCAAAGGATTTATTTTTACCATTTAAAGAGCAAAATACTAAAATAAAAAAAGGTAAAAAATACTTAGTAGGATTATACTTAGATAAAAGTGAAAGACTTTGTGCGACAATGAAAGTAAATAGTTTTCTTGAAGAAACTTCACCATATAAAGAAAATGATAGAGTGAAGGGAACAATATATAGTATAAACGAAGATATAGGTGCATTTGTAGCAGTTGATAATAAATATGATGCATTAATACCTATGAAAGAGCTGAGTAAAAGTTTAAATATAGGAGATCAAGTAGAAGCTAGAGTAACTAAGGTGAAGGAAGACGGTAAGTTAGACTTAAGCATAAGAGAAAAGGCTTATAAGCAAATGGACTCTGATGCAAAAATTATTTTAGATAAGCTAGATGAAGAAGATGGAATACTGTTTTTAAACGATAGTAGTTCACCAGAAGAAATAAAAGATCAATTAAATATTAGTAAAAATGCTTTTAAAAGAGCCGTAGGCAGACTATTAAAAGAGAAAAAGATTGAATTTGTTGATAATGGTATAAGAAAAATTTAA
- a CDS encoding Fur family transcriptional regulator — MDYSLENIKNHLVENNIKPSYPRIKILEYLVKNKNHPTVDKIYTELVKEIPTLSKTTVYNTLNSLIEKDVARVITIEEGETRYDADVTTHGHFKCTNCGEIYDFKLDEDSVNIKGLEDFKVNEKNFYYFGCCEKCLKYN, encoded by the coding sequence ATGGATTATAGTTTAGAAAATATAAAAAATCATTTAGTTGAAAATAATATAAAACCCTCTTACCCAAGAATAAAGATACTTGAATATTTAGTAAAAAATAAAAATCATCCTACAGTTGATAAGATTTACACTGAACTTGTAAAAGAGATTCCGACCTTATCAAAAACTACAGTTTATAATACTTTAAATTCACTTATTGAAAAAGATGTCGCAAGAGTAATTACTATAGAAGAAGGAGAAACAAGATACGATGCAGATGTAACAACTCATGGACATTTTAAATGTACAAATTGTGGAGAAATATATGACTTTAAATTAGATGAGGATAGTGTAAACATCAAGGGTCTTGAGGATTTCAAAGTGAATGAAAAGAACTTTTATTACTTTGGATGTTGTGAAAAATGCTTAAAATATAATTAA
- a CDS encoding chemotaxis protein CheX produces the protein MDVKLINPFLESFNTIMPQLGFQTEKGEILLKDKINGAGIAITVGITGDIKGNVIYIMEEEGAKKVASQMMMGMPVDELNDMAQSAISELSNMLTANASMNYSNQGLTTDISTPVLVMGKDINIKVNTKEIICINMIANDITIAINISIE, from the coding sequence ATGGATGTAAAACTTATAAATCCTTTCTTAGAATCTTTTAATACTATAATGCCTCAATTGGGTTTTCAAACTGAAAAAGGAGAAATTTTACTAAAAGATAAAATAAATGGGGCAGGAATAGCAATAACAGTTGGGATTACTGGAGATATAAAAGGAAACGTTATATACATAATGGAAGAGGAAGGAGCTAAAAAAGTAGCTTCTCAGATGATGATGGGAATGCCTGTAGATGAACTAAATGATATGGCTCAAAGTGCTATTTCTGAGCTATCAAATATGTTAACTGCAAATGCAAGTATGAACTACTCAAATCAAGGACTTACAACAGATATATCAACACCTGTATTAGTTATGGGAAAAGATATAAATATTAAGGTAAATACTAAAGAGATTATATGTATTAACATGATAGCTAATGATATAACAATTGCAATTAACATATCAATAGAATAA
- a CDS encoding DUF6506 family protein, with amino-acid sequence MFTEAYVIHVPDADASTHKTLLSTDTYKFIGVLVKDYDQALNECLKLVEEENVNCIILCAGFSNENVGDISKAVGDSVAVSVVRGDGPGNKIVSKCIEEAGWFNS; translated from the coding sequence ATGTTTACAGAAGCTTATGTTATACATGTACCCGATGCAGATGCTAGTACTCATAAAACTTTACTTTCTACTGATACTTATAAATTTATTGGAGTTTTAGTCAAAGACTACGATCAAGCTTTAAATGAATGTCTGAAACTAGTTGAAGAAGAGAATGTTAACTGTATAATTCTTTGTGCTGGCTTTTCAAATGAAAATGTAGGAGACATTTCAAAAGCTGTCGGGGATTCTGTTGCTGTTAGTGTAGTTAGAGGTGACGGGCCTGGAAATAAAATAGTTTCAAAATGTATAGAAGAAGCTGGATGGTTTAATAGTTAG
- a CDS encoding methyl-accepting chemotaxis protein produces the protein MKIKMKTNGLLLLIILTSIFSMFFSFVHISSLEKNTELHKSINTPLMIKSLTLQKDIIQIQQWLTDISATKAKPGFDDGFDEAETFYKDAKNIINELKDYGIEDKFINELRTSLDDYYKVGIDMANAYIEKGTDEGNTYMERFDPFSENIQQEVDILLDKANKDFEAGNQVIDKKLLQLKVISNVLFTILIVITIISMIIIRLYVVNKLSNLVKVFKNISEGESDLTSRINDNSRDEVGDISKYFNIFTERIQNIILLVKNMTYESNNMSEEVYEITQKLNKSVEQVSIATNDVAHETTMQSETARTIMSSIKENNDQISIGIESIKESEKSAMASNELTQKMIVTINDAVSQLKLITDDINIAKESITRLDSTATNIGNIVDIISNISSQTNLLALNASIESARAGEHGRGFSVVAEEIRKLAEESENATNKISVLIEQMQKETSESVNSMGLNIDNMVSQSKTIVRISEEIEETRKANLLSSQKVEEVSIVFSEVTKGMNKLSELFEMMLESVESTSASSEEVAASIEEQLYSIEKVTSKIEEMKNNANDLKSKVDEFIIE, from the coding sequence ATGAAAATAAAAATGAAAACTAATGGACTATTATTACTAATAATTTTAACATCTATATTCTCGATGTTTTTTTCTTTTGTTCACATTTCAAGTCTAGAGAAAAATACTGAATTGCATAAAAGCATCAATACGCCTTTGATGATTAAGTCGTTGACACTTCAAAAAGACATTATTCAGATTCAACAATGGCTTACTGATATATCAGCCACAAAAGCTAAACCGGGATTTGACGATGGATTTGATGAAGCCGAGACTTTCTATAAAGATGCAAAAAATATAATTAATGAACTAAAAGATTATGGAATAGAAGACAAATTTATAAATGAATTAAGAACTAGCTTAGATGATTACTATAAAGTTGGGATAGATATGGCTAATGCATATATAGAGAAAGGTACAGACGAAGGGAACACGTATATGGAAAGATTCGATCCTTTTTCTGAAAATATACAACAGGAAGTAGATATATTATTGGACAAAGCAAACAAAGACTTTGAAGCTGGAAATCAAGTAATTGACAAAAAGCTTTTGCAACTAAAAGTTATTAGCAATGTTTTATTTACTATACTTATAGTAATTACAATAATATCTATGATAATTATTAGATTATATGTGGTAAATAAGCTATCTAACTTAGTAAAAGTATTTAAAAATATTTCTGAAGGAGAAAGTGATCTTACATCTAGAATAAATGATAATTCTAGAGATGAAGTAGGGGATATAAGTAAGTACTTTAATATATTCACCGAACGAATACAAAATATCATACTTTTAGTAAAAAATATGACCTACGAATCAAACAATATGTCAGAAGAAGTATATGAAATTACTCAGAAGCTAAATAAATCAGTAGAACAGGTGTCAATTGCCACAAATGATGTCGCGCATGAAACTACTATGCAAAGTGAGACAGCCAGAACAATAATGAGTAGTATTAAAGAAAATAATGATCAAATAAGCATAGGAATTGAAAGCATTAAGGAGTCTGAAAAATCAGCTATGGCTTCTAATGAATTAACACAAAAAATGATTGTTACTATTAATGATGCAGTTTCTCAGCTTAAATTAATTACAGATGATATAAATATAGCAAAGGAATCTATAACAAGGCTTGATAGTACTGCTACCAATATTGGCAATATCGTAGATATAATATCAAATATATCGTCTCAAACTAACTTATTAGCTCTTAATGCGTCAATAGAATCAGCAAGGGCAGGAGAACATGGAAGAGGATTCTCAGTAGTTGCTGAAGAGATTAGAAAACTGGCAGAGGAATCTGAAAATGCTACTAATAAGATTTCAGTTCTTATAGAGCAAATGCAAAAAGAGACATCAGAAAGCGTAAATTCAATGGGTCTAAATATCGACAATATGGTGTCACAGTCAAAGACTATAGTGAGAATAAGTGAGGAAATAGAAGAAACTAGAAAGGCAAATTTATTAAGTTCACAAAAAGTAGAAGAAGTTTCTATAGTTTTTAGTGAGGTCACCAAGGGGATGAATAAATTATCTGAATTATTTGAAATGATGCTTGAATCGGTAGAAAGTACATCGGCATCATCAGAAGAGGTGGCAGCTTCGATAGAAGAACAATTATATTCGATAGAAAAAGTAACATCAAAGATAGAGGAAATGAAAAATAATGCTAACGATTTGAAGAGTAAAGTAGATGAATTTATAATAGAATAA